GCGGTCGAGGGGATCGGCGGCTACCTCAATGCCTTCACGGACGAGGAGCACACCTGCTTCTACGCACGTGCGCAGGCTGCCCGCATGCCCGCGCTCCTTGATGTGCTGCTCGACCTGTTCCTCGACTCGCGATTCGCGCCGCGCGAGATCGCGAGGGAACGCGATGTCATCCGGGAGGAAATCGCCATGTATCTTGACCAGCCGGCCGAGCGGGTGCACGACCTCCTCAATGCCCTTCAGTTCCCCGATCATCCGCTCGGACGCCCGGTGATCGGAACTCCGGAGACGCTCGGAAGCCTGCGTCGGCCGGAGGTTCTGGACTACCTGAGAACCCGTTACGTCACGGGTGCCACGGTGATCGCCGCCGCCGGCGAGGTGGACCACGGCGATCTGGTGCGCCGGGTGCGCCGGCATCTGCGCCGGTTCCGGCCGGGTCCGCGCCCGGAGTTTTTGCCGGCGCCACCCCAAGCGTCCGGTCCGCGCGTTGGTGCGGTGGCGATGCCGATCGAGCAGGCCAACTTCAGCCTGGGCATCCGCACCTGCTCGCGTCACGACCCCCGGCGCTTCGCGGTCCGCCTGCTGAGCGTCGTGCTCGGCGAGAACATGAGTTCGCGTCTGTTTCAGGTGATCCGCGAGCGGCATGGGCTCACCTACAACATCCAGTCCAGCATCAGCCTCTGGGAGGACTGCGGCGACCTGGTGATCTCGGCCGGGCTGGATCCCGACGACCTGGAGCGGACCCTGCGTCTGGTCCGCCGGGAGGTGAACCGGATGACCGCGCAGGCGCCGGATCGCGCGGAGTTTCGCCGGGCGCGGGACTATCTGCTTGGCCAGCAGGACCTGCTGCTGGAGGGCACCGAGCACCAGATGATGACCCTGGGCGAGCAGTGGCTGGCGTATGGGCGCATCTTTTCGCCCGGACAGATCCGGGACCGGCTCGCCGCGGTGACGCCTTCGG
The DNA window shown above is from Verrucomicrobiia bacterium and carries:
- a CDS encoding insulinase family protein, which translates into the protein MYRSTRFENGLTLLSARLPRRASVALGIWVGVGGRHEPAAANGISHFIEHLLFKGTARRSAAEISQAVEGIGGYLNAFTDEEHTCFYARAQAARMPALLDVLLDLFLDSRFAPREIARERDVIREEIAMYLDQPAERVHDLLNALQFPDHPLGRPVIGTPETLGSLRRPEVLDYLRTRYVTGATVIAAAGEVDHGDLVRRVRRHLRRFRPGPRPEFLPAPPQASGPRVGAVAMPIEQANFSLGIRTCSRHDPRRFAVRLLSVVLGENMSSRLFQVIRERHGLTYNIQSSISLWEDCGDLVISAGLDPDDLERTLRLVRREVNRMTAQAPDRAEFRRARDYLLGQQDLLLEGTEHQMMTLGEQWLAYGRIFSPGQIRDRLAAVTPSEVLHAAREYLRPEHCSLALVGPRTQTAGLERLLPG